tttttacaaagaaaaaaaggatttcttggtgcgaaaaattttactcactgtgagaaaattttttacttgccctaaaatttttatttgcgccaagaaatcttttttttatgtatcaattaattaattaatcaaaattacagTGATTTTTTGTTGCTTCTGGAAAAATGCATATAACGTATTTCCTCGGAAGATTTTTATCATTCGAGccccataaatattcaaaacataattataaataaaaaatttgaaaatttgttaggTGCAGCCCAGCCTTAAACTGAAAGTAATAATCGCCgatacgaaaaaatatataccggCAAAATTACATACATATGACAATACTAAAGATATGATCGATAAAAGATTGCTGGGGATATCCCTATGCACTAAGATCTTAAATTAAAAGagaatggaaataattttaatttctgtgcataaataaattcaaaatattttttaataaaaagtgtAATCACGATTGAACTACGTAGTGtataattgttattgtaaATTGCAGAAagcgttaaattaaataaatgaataatttaactcacgtaatttattatattcacaattaaataatgCATTAATATTAGCAATCGCAGGTTGATCTTGGGGAGGTCCTCGTATTCGAACGATACCAAAATCCAGCAGTGGttcaaaatgataaaaatttgccGGGTGTGAATTAACTATTTCTCCGACAAAAGTACTCCCGCCTCGCCAATTACCGAGAATAACACTTTTTATTGGTCTGCCATTTTTTTCCATCAGCAAATCATCAAGATtgctgatttaaaaaattaacttgatgAAGTGTtcataaatatagatatacaaatacatgaagtGATCGGGTTTTAGGTCTTTTATCTTTTATATAATcagtacataattttataaatattatacctGATATTTAAGCCATATTTTCCATTAAGAAACTCGTAATTTTCCATATCATGCTTGATTTTGCGTCTTTGTTGATCAACAACATTTTCTATTTCCAAAGactgatttttttcttgtgaATTAATCTAAtgaataaatagtatattacatacctaggccagtaaaacaagaaaagtctcagagcacatgtaattgttggccgaggcgaagccgaggctgacaaacatgtggtctgaggctttcttttttactggccaaggtgcgtatactatttttctgctcgacgaagccggaaagttgcaacttcgtttagggcagcggcccgaaagttgccactttccggccggagggcagaaaaaaaatttatatcagaaagttttttaaaaacacattgatactaaaaaaaaaatgtttatgacAGTATCCTATGGTATgacgataataaaatttgttaactatgtaaatttaaaatttactaaccGACATCATTGGTCGTAAGCAATCCTCAGTAATACAAAAATGCAGATAGAAAATTGAAACGAGAAtggagtaaaattttaaaccaaataattttcttgacaTTTCAActgctgtaaaaaaaaaattaaaaaaaaaaagcgactGTTTAATAAAGGGAGCATTTAAATCAACTTTGCCGCGCGGAAAAAAATAGcggaaaaattacagtttcaaatATCGGCAAAGTCTCTCTACTtcgaaactgtaaaaattacattcaaatttcgttcaaataaaaacacattagaaactgtaaaatttggtaattatacactgcaaaaaatttcggtgtaaaaatggaccCGGAGAACTTTACACGGCCGTGTAGTATGAAATTCTCTCGGTGTCAATTTTTTATCCGTGTAATTTTTCCACggtgtaatctactttttttacaccattccgtgttactcgttgtaattttgatttatgaGCGACAAActatgatttaatatttttaactacttAATCGATAActacattgattttatttagatattaaatagtattttgaacattattcttatgaataattttcttaacgcaaaattatcataaattatacaTTTACACGTTTggtggtgtaaaaatttttaattcacactgcctaaatttaacaccggaTTTGGTGcaattttcacaccaaaattttCACCGATAGatttacactacaccgggtccaaaaaattttttacaatgtaattCCAATTACTTTAGTACAATAAATACTCGACCATTACAGTGCAAACtataatacttaaaatttttatacgggGGTACTGTTTTTGCActaaaaactgtaattttttcactgttcttttttccgtgcacaTGCTGATGTTCATAGATCAAAATATTTAGTGTTAAATTATTGCGAACATCTCTTAtcgttacactgtaaaaaattgggagtgaattcggagtaattacggattttatttaaatccggattcacttcgattcagagttttaatatgaaaataaactccccttcgacGTGAATTTTACTCTGAGGGCCcaggttaaaaaaataacttgattttggcgtaatttaaaaaatttaaaatccaagTCCCGTGACTTagttaactaaaatttttatgtcaaaTCCAAGTCAAACTTGACTTAAATttgtaagttaaaaaaatcatgttgttaaaaaaaaataagtgcaGCCAAAGTCAAGTTAATaaagtcaaaatcaagttacttttttgacccgggagaattaaataaataaacagtcatctgcttcacattcactccgaattaaatccgcgttcactccgaaaattttttacagtgtagtacacttgaaataataatcccgtttataaattaatacactTATTAGTACatcaatgaaaatataaaacaataaatgtaAGATAAATCTTTCTCTGAATGGTAAAAATTCCGACTAATGAATTGAAAGACTCGAGGATTTAAAAGATAACTCTGTTCTATTTAATagattataattgttattttttttatttataaaatgacaCAACTGGTTTATCATACATCTGACCCGCAAATAGTATTGacatgaaataattatatattgaaTATAAGTTATGCTGGATGCAATTAAGAGTCGTAATGCATGCCACGTGGTGAAATAAACcagtttatatattaataattaaatagtttcaTAACTTTAATACAATTAATGTTTGTTAAGTAATGTTTGTTTACTTAtattcaatatatacatatatatttatatatacatactcaaattatttttactgaatACTTACACTCGATAAGGACAATTGATTTAGATTATATGAGAAAAATGAcgtacacatatatttatatcactttgtttataaaaaaataaggcgttgatagtattattataataatggaCGGATGAAATAATATGTGGAGGTCGCAGATACTCTTATTGTTTTACTGTCGCAAtacaatcaattaaaattatttacattatggACATTTGTGTGATTTAGTGTTTAATtgtatccctgattaaacaaaacgatttacTCAATGATTAATGTATAtctagtatatctatatagtattaaaattgaatcgttttgaatcgtttatttaaatcaggGATTCCTTATTTTgacgatattttaaaaaagtcgtGCATTTGgagatagaaaaatttatattcttaaAAGGGGTgatcagatattttcggctgagtttttctcagaaacaaaatctctaaatacaaACTACAAACTGCACATTGATACACTACTAtctaatctagcgaagtgcgctttaattttttgataatattcgGTTGTTTACGAGGAAAATTCGGCCAAAGTTCGTGATTACtctattagtgcaacaaagataatACCGTTCGCTTATTTGAGTgcggagaaaaaaaagtaagaacccCGTTAAGGAAAAAGGGGTcggagatacaaaaaaaaaggcatacttttgtgatttttttttttagaggacattcttcattaaaattcttaaaattagtgacattattaagcaacattccaagaatattttgataagtttttataaaaaaatattgaaaactgTGCCAGGGGTAGTGGAGAGAGCcgagtcacttaaaaaaagtcttcatgctgtaggcaggataacttaTGACTGCTtcatctgaaatcaaaaaaccaaaaagatttctttagtactTAAATTTATCTTGAATTTGAACGAAGggataaacaaaatattcatttttgaatttttggtaaaggtTCAATCAAAAAGCTCTGATTTTTGCCAAAAATTGttccttttgtttaattaaaaaataaggagttattgaaaaaaaaaatccttcgttcaaatctgagataaacttatgtactaaagaaatctttttggttttttatttcagatgaaGCAGTCATGAGTTTTCCTGACTACcgcatggagactttttttgaggtgactcgtctctccccactaccactggcttatttttcaatatttttttatgaaaatttagcagaatattcttggaatgatgcttaataatgtcacaagttttaagaattttataaataaggTACGCAGGGaaaattatctaataaattttactcgttaattgtgagtaaaactgggcctacataaaaaattactcgttCTTTTCTAGATAGTACTCAATTATGGGGTAAAAATACccaattttgaatcatttttaaataaaaaagaacaaaaaataaaacaaaacgaatttgtttttattctttccgtatttattttgttttcgaTCCAAGTTTACTTCAAAATGCAgggtaaattttatcgaaaaactCTCTAAGTGTActctaaaagaaaataatcacataaatatgctttttttttgtatcttagGCCCTTTTCTCTCTTAATTGGTTTCGAATACGggaaaaaagttatcaaatgTAACACGcgccacaaaattttttctttgaatgACAAAAGCTATCAAAAGAATGAAAGTTATcagtatgaaaatattttatttaaatttatttgatgccAAGGCATTGGCCGAATGGCAAATATGTACATAGTAATTACATTAAAGTACACGTAAGTGATttggtatttaatttataccgTAAactctaaaatttaataagaagAACAAGGAAAAGTTTATACGTGAAATATAaatctcaaaatataaatgaaaatattaataatataaatcagcTCATGTTAGATCTCCTTGTATAGTAAACTCCCGATGAAAATAGACTTTAggcaattttataaaattatatgtgcattatatatgaattatatataaattggatagaaaaaatggcccgatccaattatatacaatctatatagaaattgtatacaattctatacaaattgtatacaatttctatatatcgggccattttttctatccaatttatatataattttatataattgtataaaatcttttttcatcgggctgTTAACAGTAGTTTACAACTAATAAGTTAATTTGATAGCCTAGGCTGAGATTCTTTATTTGAAGTTTGTAGTTAGCCTTCTTTTTCTTGATACAGGAAGTATTTATAGGCACTAGTTTTAAAAGTATCATAGCTAATATTGATAACATATTAAAGAAATAAGAAATGAATGCTagacaaaaataaatggtgataatacttttattaataatagtatattataatCAATACACAAATTAATACTATATATTTGTACAAATGATGtattaaactaattattaaaaaaaaaatttaacaaattaattaaatcttcatgtaattatttaaaactatttacacaaaaaatttacatttgaaTACCCAATAATCatatttaacaattattatctttaattttaaatatccaCTGACTTAATTTGACAATAATTacagatattaattattcgttgattaattaataatttaattaaattttaatcattatcattacaTTCATTTCAATGATATTTGTATATAATGAACTCTTGTCATCACTgatatgttaaaaaatttaatatcatcttcgtgtattattattttaatttattatgacattgagtatttttattttatcagagtaataaaattcaattaaaaattacataatttcattaattattaatcgtaaaaatataaattacattttaacataaaagtcttttaatttttttaaaatcatcatttaaataaaataataaaaaaagttttgattttatataaagtcaTATTTCGTGTATCGGAGATAAATCAATGAGTTATTTCTTTcccgaattaaaaaatatacatatatataatacaataaataaaataaaactgtaattaaaacatttgttgcattgaaaaaaattgattagatgcatgtattgttaaatatcattaattaatacggAATATATGTAAATACTATTAATAGCATGTTTCTGACTTTGGTAATTTAATACAATAAGGTCTGTAAAGACCACAGCAGGCACTTGAAGgcgtatttaattattcttttttatttatttattaaaaattcgagACGGATTTAAAACCTGCATTATGTGTTTTCTAATATTACcctaaactatttttaaattggacCAACAATATACATAACTAAAACATTTACacagaaaataagaaattcttggcgcaaaaaatttttacttggtccaagaaattttttttattacacgcagataattttgagtaaaaattaccagtTAAGTTTCGGATTCCCCGCGTTTTcatcccccgacaaaatatcctatcAGCAAAATTTCTCTTGACAAAATAATCCACACCATCATAAGCACTAAAATAAAcatgaaaatttagaaatatcaACGATATGaagaatataatttatatttgtttagtgtaaaaaattgttttacgATTTTTATACCCCTGTAATCGAATAgcttcattatttatttatttatttatttatttatttatttatttatttatttacgctGTCAGCAATtgacaaattttcatatttcatTTGCGTTATCCAGtgcgaataataaaaataaactacaataCATAAGAAGTAAACTTTAGGAATAAattactaaagaaaaaaaataacaaatttgagaattctaattattcttaatttttggCTTCTGCTTTCCCTCTGGTTTCTATTTCCACTTGGATTGactttttgaatgaattaagAGATCCACCAaagaaatttacattttttaagtattcgTTGACTAGTCCAAATATTctgtttatataattatataattcacaaataatttgggtgctttttttttcagaaaaattgtgggaatttataaataaaaaataactgccTATTTAGAGTGctaatttttcaggaaaattgtgaaaattatgtcgaaagatattttgtcggggatattatGTCCGGAAATATTTTGTCCGTAATATTTTTTCGgggatatttatatatgtcaggGGATGAAAACGCGCATTAGCAAAATTTGGTACTGTAACGACATCTAgccagtaattaaatttttactattgttagtagaaatttcacttcattatcatgctatcgagtagtatattgtacaatgtacaaaggaaaaaattaatatatttaccaCATGTCCTCAAAGAAACTTTTCCCAATCCTAAGAAAagttttgtcttcaattcatagttcaaaatatttcttgcgccaagaaatctttttttttctgtgtataaaaactaaagcaaataaatttaaagcaacAAGGGAGGAAAGTAGAACACTCCAACCCACGTGTATAATTGCCTACTTTCCTCCCTTGGCgtgtaatagtatattacacaccgagggaagtaaagtaagaaatgtctcagatcacatgtaattgttggccgaggcgaagccgaggtcaacaaacatgtgatctgaggctttcttatttacttcccgaggagtgtatactatttttctcctcgacggaggcggaaagtggcaacttcgttttgcacagcgggacgaaagttgacgctttccgcccggaggtgagaaaaatactattataaaaaatcattaactGGGAATGTACGAGCGtggaatataaatatttaaaaaaaattgccagttgctttgatcaattaaaaaaacgacTATCGTACAAatgatgatataaataaacatatattataaaggCTGATAATTTCTAGCAATTGGATTAAATTCTTTTTGATGAGTTTCGTTGATAGCTAGAACGTACCCCCACAGTCTCATTGCCGTTGAACAGACACTTTGAATCTCTTCAACTTCCTCAAAATCGAGATCATTACGCCAATGAAATGGCGCAGCTTTTGAATTACGGAATGTACTCGACACACCACCGAAATCATTTTTAGTATGagtttccaaaaaattaataacatgcGGGTGAAAATTTAGACCGTAAAATTCAAATAGGTCTTTGACATTTGAAAATGGATCAACAGATAGATCTTCATAGCGTACGACTCTagacaataaataatcaaataaataaattatataattaataacacaatcgagcaattaattttttaaattaaattattataataattaaatccgTACTTGAAATTGCGAggatatttttctttaagtCGCACAGCAGCTTCATAGTCGGATACCATGTCAGCGCAAACGCGCGCTGGATCTGAGCAATCAGGACTATCTGGGCACCAATTTCGATGCTTACGCGATTGCATTAATCCCCGGGGATCTCTTATTAATAAGACCATACGAACTCCAagactatatttttatataaacatatatatgagCGTCTGTATGGTATTTTGACAAGAGATAAACTGACATACTTTTCGTCTACGTACCTCTCGTCCTCAAGTAACACCTGAGCAATTCTCAGTCTTAGCCGCACTAGTTTCATTGATTGAAATGGAAATATGCGACAAAATTTCGTTACAAACAACGGATCCCAACATATTTTTCTATGAATTACACACTGTGTCCATAAATGAGTATTGTGATTAAAAACCCAAGGGTGAGTTTTACCGAAATCTAAATAGTTttctgtacaaaaaaaaaattttaaataatcatcaaGACTTGAAATATTATTCGTTCAAAAGACGTAGAGGAAAGGGAGGCGAAGACCTTGGATTGGTTTCAAAATGAATAGTAACTATTATTAATGAAACGGTAACCAGTTAATATATTCCCgccaaaaaaatatcaattaaaaaaaaaagaatttatcataaaattatgtaattaaattgtagTCATGGTCTGAGGATGTGACTAATGGACTCACGAaaaagatttatatatatattgaaatttttcataaacaaTAAAAGAACTGATGGAAATATTTTGTACTGAAATTATTGTTGcgggatatttttttatgatcctgaagttaacagacaatcaacaattttcggatttttttttcaacaaatcaattacaaaaaaataaaaaataaaaatatgcagatgtagaaaattttaaaaattacaggtgcaattttttaaaatatttttttttttataatttatcgttttaaaaaaaatcataaaattattaaacgtcagcTAACCTCGGTatcatgtttttaaaataattttttaaccgcGATATTATAACAGGAATATCGTTGCCTAAAACTCAGTAGAACTTGTATACACTCTGCTATTTTAATCAGtcgttttttattgttaatgaaatttttttatacatgtatttaattttatatgacCGCTCGAATGTACCAATTATTGGCATACGGTCTAATCtctgtttttaaatattagatacttaaaaagtatataaatataaatgtatataatgaTTTATCGcagtgtaaataattaaaacataaaataaaaattttttatcgaccATATGAATAATTCACGTtcttagatatttattttaatcggtTCTGAGCTGCCCCAATAATTATGACATTCCGATTTTAAACCACCAagacattaaattatttttttttttctatatatatttaatcgaaGCTCACagtattgatataaaaataaatatattaatgttGACATCAAAATTTTCCTGTAATTGTCTTGCGTatatcgaataaaaaaaagttttgacgTCTTGTCGGTTTAGTTTCGTCTACCGGCTTCTGCATTCAAGATCCTAAATAACATCTTATGCTGTCCCTATTCTAAACCCCCTCCCCCCTTTCCGactgcaataaaaataaaaaaataataatttaacttacgtagtttattatattcacaattaaataatgCATATATATTAGCAATCGCAGCTTGAGCTAGTGGAGGACCTCGTACTTGGACGATTCCAAAATCCAGCAGTGGTtcgtaatgataaaaatttgctgGATGTGAATTAACGACATCACCTAAAAATGTACTGCCGCTTCGCCAATTAGCAAGAATAACACTTCTCATTGGTCTTCCACCTTTTTCCATCAGCAAATCATCAAGATTGCTAAATAAATACAgagtaaattaatattcaaataaagttatcaataaataaataataaaaaaatttttcccatgttatttaaataggaaatCTTATTTAAGCGAGCGCGCGTTTTGTAATTGAATTGGAGAGCCCGACTTAATacccaattttttaaatgttgcgTCAACGTAATTTCCGTATggaaccgaaaaaaaaataaaatgataccTTATATTTAGACCATATTTTCCATTGGGATATTCGTAAGTCTCCATATCACGTTCGATATCACGTCGCTGCTGATCAACGACATCTTGGATCTCCAAGAACGATAGATTTATTCTTTCTGAAAAAAtctattgaaagaaaaaaaaaattaatatcaataataataataaacagaaGTTGAAAAATCCAAACGCGCACAACTCAATTGCTCATTCAAAAAGTGATCAATAGATAACGCTCCTATAtgcaaaaagtattttttaaaaatggtagctaaatttttttataaatttccagttttagtttttattaattgcaattaaaccaaaaagatttggATGGTGATTTTCAAAAGGGTTCTTCATTTAAGAATTcaagtgtaataaaaaataaaatagatcaatgggttgtgtattttttaagttattgtgTTTACTAACATCCGTACATATTTACGGACAtcacaaattttgtttaaatttttttattttttcagtagtTACTTTTAAGGGAGGAAAGGGTctaatatacaaaaaaagagcatatttttgtgattttttttttcagagtatcttttttattaaaattctcaaaatttgtgacatttttaagcatcattccaagaatattctgctaaattttcattaaaaaatatttctttagtacataagtttatcttaaatttgaacaaaggattttttttttactaactccttattttttaattaaacaaaaggaacaatttttggcaaaaatcagttttttgattgcacttttaccaaaaatccaaaaatgaatattttgtttattccttcgtacaaatccaagataaactcatgtactaaagaaatctttttggtttctctatttcagatgaggcagtcatgagttatcctgcctacagcatggagactttttttaagtgactcggctctccccactaccactggcacagttttcaatatttttttataaaaatttaacagaataTTCTTAgaatgatgcttaataatctcacaaattttaagaattttaataaagaaggtactctgaaaaaaaattacaaaaatatgtccttttttttgtatctcagacccTTTTCCCCCTTAAGAAAGTGACTTAAAATCGTgttcattttattcattttattcagTAACAAATTATCTGTCAAATGGTACAAATTTTGATCTAGTTGAGCAAATTTGAATAAGTATTAATATGATTTTTACGTGAGTGAATCAGCAGAGGCCGAGTAAGCGTTAGCAGATCACGGCTCATTGCTTCGCAATTGAGTtgtgcaataaaataatttcaatttaaagtaTCATGTAAAATAAAGTAAGACAATTACAAACGATTTAACTATCCAATTTAAAATgacaattgtaattataattttatttggtacAACCGGCAATAACAACTCACCGTAAATGGATCTTGATGTTGCTTGATATTATTCCGCGACCTTATCTCCACATCCTATATTCACACAATATAACATAGTGAGTaataaaaagtgtaaaagCCAATGATTgtgatatgaataaatatttgttagtGAATTTATACTCTATCCAATTTACTCTCATGTTAAACCAACTAAATAAATCATAAGTTAAAATacagtaaagaaaaattaataaattaaatagtaaataaatgaagGCACGTGCCTTGCAGTGAATTAACACCAGTATCTTATCGTGcgagtgtatttaaatataaataagttaattagttaagtatataaatataaacattaagTGTACTAACCGATATCACTGGTTGTAATCGATGCTcgataatattataataccGTTGATTAAATACTAGTACAAGAATACAAAGAGATGTTAAGCCGACTAGAATAAAGAAACTCAGTCTTTTTGACATCGCGCCTGctgtaaaaaagaaaaaaattacgtaaagataatcattttaaatgagtgtgaatgtagcagatatgagacaacttataaattttaaataaataaattaatttattaaagtaatgaaattaaaaaatgcgtgtactgatttttaaattatctaaatacgcatttttttatttttattctacttacccaagtagcacagagagAACTTTAAAATGTCTTTTCAAAAGACAAgaccaattttattttgtctcaaagccaagtttttttatatagtgTAAAAAGAATGAACCTCAAgttaacaaacaattaaaacCTTTCGGactttttttccaacaaattatcaattaaaaaaaaaataaaaaaatatgcacgtatagaaaattaaaaaaacttcaggtgcaatttttaaaaatatttattttccatgatttatcattttaaaaaaaattcaaaaattactagacgtctgctaacttcagtatcatgtaaaaagagcggtgttaaaatgaaataacaccgGTGAAGACGGTGTTaagcggtgtaaaaaaaaattccacgtatagaaataagaaaaaaaaatgtattaaggTAAGAGTCCTAGTAttcgatcactcatgtatttgcatatctatatttactggATTTtcctaaatatagatatacaaatacatggagtgatcgggtactaggtcttttaccttaaatataaaaaatataaaaatttaatgaatactATCTGcaggaaatttcaattttgctatgtccttatttcaataattattcattttatacgtaatgtatgtaaaaattacacaattttacgcccaccatttcaatcaccaataatttaattaattaataaaaactctaTTTATCTGTAGTGAttgagttaataaaaatattcaccaagtaaaatattttaacaccggtaaagaatatttacaccggcggatgttattttaacaccgctttcggtgttgaaatttaacaccgccaatttTAAGACATACACCGCCTGTACTTACCccgttttttttacagtgtatacatAAGACATACAGATGCTGATCTAAGTCATAGGAAATTCGTGTTCTTTTTTCCCCCTCAAAAAAGtcatatcaattaaaaaaattttagatgacttacttgaaatttactttttgccACCACTTGTATCAAGTTTTTAAAGCAGACATTTTTTCAGGGACATAAATTTCTAATGATtctgtcaaaatttttgcgCAACAAATTATCAATAAGTGAAAAAACAGCCTTAAAACTGCTATCTTATGGTCACAAATTCaagtgtgctacttgggtacattttatttatttgttcgaaaattacaaaaatttttaattgtcagttacattcacactcattcat
This genomic interval from Microplitis mediator isolate UGA2020A chromosome 2, iyMicMedi2.1, whole genome shotgun sequence contains the following:
- the LOC130664016 gene encoding carbohydrate sulfotransferase 5-like isoform X1, with the translated sequence MRYIMPRRRVITGAMSKRLSFFILVGLTSLCILVLVFNQRYYNIIEHRLQPVISDVEIRSRNNIKQHQDPFTIFSERINLSFLEIQDVVDQQRRDIERDMETYEYPNGKYGLNISNLDDLLMEKGGRPMRSVILANWRSGSTFLGDVVNSHPANFYHYEPLLDFGIVQVRGPPLAQAAIANIYALFNCEYNKLQNYLDFGKTHPWVFNHNTHLWTQCVIHRKICWDPLFVTKFCRIFPFQSMKLVRLRLRIAQVLLEDESLGVRMVLLIRDPRGLMQSRKHRNWCPDSPDCSDPARVCADMVSDYEAAVRLKEKYPRNFKVVRYEDLSVDPFSNVKDLFEFYGLNFHPHVINFLETHTKNDFGGVSSTFRNSKAAPFHWRNDLDFEEVEEIQSVCSTAMRLWGYVLAINETHQKEFNPIARNYQPL
- the LOC130664016 gene encoding carbohydrate sulfotransferase 5-like isoform X2, which translates into the protein MRYIMPRRRVITGAMSKRLSFFILVGLTSLCILVLVFNQRYYNIIEHRLQPVISIFSERINLSFLEIQDVVDQQRRDIERDMETYEYPNGKYGLNISNLDDLLMEKGGRPMRSVILANWRSGSTFLGDVVNSHPANFYHYEPLLDFGIVQVRGPPLAQAAIANIYALFNCEYNKLQNYLDFGKTHPWVFNHNTHLWTQCVIHRKICWDPLFVTKFCRIFPFQSMKLVRLRLRIAQVLLEDESLGVRMVLLIRDPRGLMQSRKHRNWCPDSPDCSDPARVCADMVSDYEAAVRLKEKYPRNFKVVRYEDLSVDPFSNVKDLFEFYGLNFHPHVINFLETHTKNDFGGVSSTFRNSKAAPFHWRNDLDFEEVEEIQSVCSTAMRLWGYVLAINETHQKEFNPIARNYQPL